One genomic segment of Thalassospiraceae bacterium LMO-SO8 includes these proteins:
- a CDS encoding methyl-accepting chemotaxis protein, with amino-acid sequence MGSNAGHANRLSEILSLLNRVAAIADDAHKDEKTALEEVFEQVCSFTGWPIGHLYVRDPGDPLRYVSRDVWRLEPGMDTAAIAEFMTLSKDTVFTRGTGLVGIIAETGEARAVEDVTVLPQFLRAEAAQRNEVRGFFGFPVMLDGACVAVAEFYGRQTGLLDDTSLEIMTYVSSQLARVFERQTFEKRKTALMDQFETSVQSAVGRLGAASGELSGSADELGQRCGAAADACAKVGTGIADIAAAAGSLQSAMAALDDAERNTESKTSVVIGTVNQLAGELRDAVAQLETSNQAAQDIGDITRNVSEIAGQVRMLGLNATIEAARAGDMGKGFAIVASEIKNLAQQSEAASGCIADQISGLPGHRARQRRQHGGRRRQDGGSGTDRSRHDPGPERPETGHGHHRPSCRRLPGHGGGHHGGRRADGRGHGGVVGTVPGSRPPGNGFGRHGP; translated from the coding sequence GTGGGTAGCAATGCCGGCCACGCCAACCGGCTTTCGGAAATTCTAAGTCTCCTGAACCGGGTCGCCGCGATCGCCGACGATGCGCACAAGGACGAGAAGACCGCCCTCGAAGAGGTGTTCGAACAGGTCTGTTCCTTCACCGGCTGGCCCATCGGCCACCTTTACGTGCGCGATCCGGGCGATCCCCTGCGCTATGTGTCGCGCGACGTGTGGCGGTTGGAGCCGGGCATGGACACCGCCGCCATCGCGGAATTCATGACCCTGAGCAAGGACACGGTGTTCACCCGCGGCACCGGCCTTGTCGGCATCATCGCCGAAACCGGCGAGGCCCGTGCCGTGGAGGACGTGACCGTCCTGCCTCAGTTCCTGCGCGCAGAGGCGGCACAGCGCAACGAGGTGCGCGGGTTCTTCGGCTTTCCCGTGATGCTGGACGGCGCCTGCGTGGCCGTGGCCGAGTTCTATGGCCGCCAGACGGGGCTGCTCGACGACACGTCGCTTGAGATCATGACCTATGTGTCCTCGCAGCTGGCCCGCGTGTTCGAACGCCAGACCTTCGAAAAACGCAAAACGGCCCTGATGGACCAGTTCGAAACCAGCGTGCAGAGCGCCGTGGGACGGCTCGGCGCCGCCTCGGGCGAATTGAGCGGCTCGGCCGACGAGTTGGGACAGCGTTGCGGCGCGGCCGCCGACGCCTGCGCCAAGGTCGGGACCGGGATCGCCGACATCGCCGCCGCCGCGGGATCTTTGCAATCCGCCATGGCCGCCCTTGACGACGCCGAACGCAACACGGAAAGCAAGACCTCGGTCGTGATCGGCACGGTCAACCAATTGGCCGGGGAACTGCGCGACGCCGTGGCCCAGCTTGAGACCTCCAACCAGGCCGCGCAGGACATCGGCGACATCACCAGAAACGTCAGCGAAATCGCGGGACAGGTCCGCATGCTCGGCCTCAACGCGACCATCGAGGCGGCGCGGGCCGGCGACATGGGCAAGGGCTTCGCCATCGTCGCCAGCGAGATCAAGAATCTGGCGCAGCAGTCCGAAGCCGCGTCCGGCTGCATCGCCGACCAGATTTCCGGCCTTCCAGGACACCGTGCGCGCCAGCGCCGCCAGCATGGCGGGCGTCGCCGGCAAGATGGAGGATCTGGTACGGACCGTTCACGGCATGACCCAGGTCCTGAGCGGCCAGAAACAGGCCACGGGCACCATCGGCCGTCATGTCGCCGGCTCCCAGGCCACGGTGGCGGGCATCACGGCGGACGTCGCGCTGATGGACGAGGCCATGGCGGTGTTGTCGGAACTGTCCCGGGGTCTCGGCCGCCTGGCAACGGATTTGGAAGGCACGGCCCATGA
- a CDS encoding DUF1134 domain-containing protein: MRLIPMLFACVLAAAVTAAVPAHADDTYTQDEIMAKAKGFFGATTKGLAEAIQKVFAEQGQPNAVILGEEASGAIGVGLRYGEGMLERKAGGGRQVYWQGPSIGFDFGGNASKVFTLIYNLDDTEALFQRYPGVDGSFYVVAGVGINYQQSGKVILAPIRTGVGLRAGASIGYLHYSKEHSWIPF; encoded by the coding sequence ATGCGCCTGATTCCCATGCTGTTTGCCTGCGTTCTTGCCGCCGCCGTCACGGCCGCCGTACCCGCCCATGCCGACGATACCTACACCCAGGACGAGATCATGGCCAAGGCCAAGGGCTTCTTCGGGGCCACTACCAAAGGCTTGGCCGAGGCCATTCAGAAGGTCTTCGCCGAACAGGGACAGCCCAACGCGGTGATCCTGGGCGAGGAGGCTTCCGGCGCCATCGGCGTCGGCCTGCGCTATGGTGAAGGCATGTTGGAACGCAAGGCTGGCGGAGGCCGCCAGGTCTACTGGCAGGGGCCGTCCATCGGTTTCGATTTCGGCGGTAATGCGTCCAAGGTGTTCACGTTGATCTATAACCTGGACGACACGGAGGCCCTGTTTCAGCGCTATCCGGGTGTTGACGGCAGCTTTTATGTGGTCGCCGGCGTCGGCATCAACTACCAGCAGTCGGGCAAGGTGATCCTGGCGCCGATCCGCACGGGCGTCGGCCTGCGCGCCGGGGCCAGCATCGGCTATCTGCATTATTCCAAGGAACACTCCTGGATTCCGTTCTAA
- a CDS encoding monovalent cation:proton antiporter-2 (CPA2) family protein, whose protein sequence is MGSHATLPYLRETIIFLIAAGVMVPLFHRFRVSPVLGYLVVGGIIGPFGLGLLADDFPILSQVVISDISGVQALAELGIVFLLFTIGLELSLERLWAMRRLVFGLGSLQVLLTGTIIGLIAFEFGNSVRASIVLGACLALSSTAIVMQLLLEGRRIGTPLGRSSFAILLMQDLAVVPILFVVGVLGTKVDSGFGADLALALGKAALTIVLIYMGGRLILRPALRLVAQTRSPEMFMAAVLLTVIGIAAITGYAGLSMALGAFLAGLLLAETEYSHEIEVDLEPFKGLMLGLFFMSVGMGIDWRVIGDEPMWIPLSVFGLFLVKSIITAGLCLAFGLPRHTSLEAGLLLGQGGEFAFIVVGLAMSLSLLPANVGQFMLIVSSLTMLVTPLVAKAAEILAGRMERRETTRTHQGSLEAVGDMEGHVILAGFGRFGRTLANTLQAESITFIALDTDPGHVASARAEKLPVFYGDASRLDLLNRAHIERCAAVVVTMDNPAAAERIVGEIRRTWPLIAVYARARDKAHAVRMMNAGATQAVPESIEGSLQLAGRVLSGLGATEEVVRRRLEHQRSIEEL, encoded by the coding sequence ATGGGATCGCACGCGACCCTGCCCTATCTGCGGGAAACGATCATCTTCCTGATTGCCGCCGGCGTCATGGTCCCCCTGTTCCACCGCTTCCGCGTCAGCCCCGTGCTCGGCTATCTGGTCGTCGGCGGAATCATCGGCCCCTTCGGCCTGGGCCTGCTGGCTGACGATTTCCCGATCCTGTCTCAAGTCGTGATTTCGGACATTTCAGGCGTTCAGGCGCTTGCCGAACTGGGCATCGTGTTCCTTCTGTTCACCATCGGCCTGGAATTGTCCCTCGAACGGCTATGGGCCATGCGTCGGCTGGTGTTCGGCCTGGGCAGCCTGCAAGTCCTGCTGACCGGCACGATCATCGGCCTGATCGCCTTCGAATTCGGCAACTCGGTGCGGGCGTCGATCGTGCTCGGCGCCTGTCTCGCCCTGTCATCGACGGCGATCGTCATGCAGCTGCTGTTGGAGGGCCGCCGGATCGGCACGCCCTTGGGCCGGTCCAGTTTCGCGATCCTGTTGATGCAGGATCTGGCCGTCGTGCCCATCCTGTTCGTGGTCGGGGTGCTCGGCACCAAGGTCGACAGCGGGTTCGGCGCGGACCTGGCCCTGGCGCTGGGCAAGGCGGCGCTGACCATCGTGCTGATCTACATGGGCGGGCGGCTGATCCTGCGCCCGGCCCTGCGCCTGGTCGCGCAGACCCGCAGCCCGGAGATGTTCATGGCGGCGGTGCTGCTGACCGTCATCGGCATCGCCGCGATCACCGGCTATGCCGGCCTGTCCATGGCGCTCGGCGCCTTTCTTGCCGGCCTGTTGCTGGCCGAAACGGAATACAGCCACGAGATCGAGGTCGATCTGGAGCCCTTCAAGGGCCTGATGCTGGGACTGTTCTTCATGTCCGTCGGCATGGGCATCGACTGGCGGGTGATCGGCGACGAACCGATGTGGATTCCCTTGTCCGTGTTCGGCCTGTTCCTTGTGAAGTCGATCATCACGGCGGGCCTTTGCCTTGCCTTCGGCCTGCCCCGCCATACCTCGCTCGAAGCCGGCCTGCTGCTGGGTCAGGGCGGCGAGTTCGCCTTCATCGTCGTCGGCCTGGCCATGAGCCTGTCCCTGCTGCCGGCGAATGTCGGACAGTTCATGCTGATCGTCTCCAGCCTGACCATGCTGGTCACACCGCTGGTCGCCAAAGCGGCGGAAATTCTTGCCGGCCGCATGGAACGCCGGGAAACGACCCGCACCCATCAGGGCAGCCTGGAGGCCGTCGGGGATATGGAGGGCCATGTCATTCTGGCCGGGTTCGGGCGGTTCGGGCGCACCCTGGCCAACACCTTGCAGGCGGAATCCATCACCTTCATCGCGCTCGACACGGACCCCGGGCATGTCGCCAGCGCGCGGGCCGAAAAGCTGCCCGTGTTCTACGGCGACGCCTCGCGCCTCGACCTGCTGAATCGCGCCCATATCGAACGCTGCGCCGCCGTCGTCGTCACCATGGACAACCCCGCGGCGGCGGAACGGATCGTCGGTGAAATCCGCCGTACCTGGCCGCTGATCGCCGTCTATGCGCGGGCGCGCGACAAGGCGCATGCCGTCCGCATGATGAATGCCGGCGCGACCCAGGCCGTGCCGGAATCGATCGAGGGCAGCCTGCAACTGGCCGGGCGCGTGCTGTCGGGTCTGGGCGCGACGGAAGAGGTCGTGCGCCGCCGCCTGGAACACCAGCGTTCGATCGAGGAACTGTAA
- a CDS encoding potassium/proton antiporter produces MEFSNHLILIGSALILVSIVAGTLSSRFGAPLLLVFLVLGMLAGEDGPGGLKFNDYEATYLVGSIALAVILFDGGLRTRWKDFRGVGAPAAVLATAGVLITAALTGVAARFLLGVPWLEGLLIGSIVASTDAAAVFLLLSARAMRLRERLGAVLEAEAGLNDPMAVLLTVTCVGLILSTDPSLSVDTATIVAGRFALQIVGGLLAGLIGGYVLLAALNGLTIASGLYPVLAASGALLLFAGAQEIGASGFLAVYIAGLVVGNRRHKATLLINRFHDGLAWLCQIIMFLILGLLITPSSLIPVILPAVAIAAALMFVARPVAVGLSLAAFRYPAREIAFVSWVGLRGAVPIFLGTIPVIAGVDDAETYFGVVYIVVMASLIVQGWSVGTVGRRLGVLLAPRPAQPPRVEIDLPSDVGKDMTAYTVQARSLALRRDLARLPLPENIDVVSIIRDGILRTPADVERLAPGDDVILLAPPDQAVALDRLFGARQPGQNDPDTVGEFSFDAETSLGAIADAYDFWIPGNRRETPVGDFLRRNLLRAPLAGRRLHLVSVELIVRRMENGRIVTVGIELDPVAGRWRRLFDLTKVWLESRLGRG; encoded by the coding sequence ATGGAGTTTTCGAACCACCTCATCCTGATCGGGTCGGCGCTGATCCTGGTCAGCATCGTCGCCGGCACCCTGTCGTCGCGGTTCGGCGCCCCGTTGCTGCTGGTGTTCCTGGTGCTCGGCATGCTGGCCGGCGAGGACGGCCCCGGCGGGCTCAAGTTCAATGACTATGAAGCCACCTATCTGGTCGGCAGCATCGCTCTCGCGGTGATCCTGTTCGACGGCGGTCTGCGCACCCGATGGAAGGATTTCCGCGGCGTCGGCGCGCCGGCGGCGGTGCTGGCGACCGCCGGGGTGCTGATCACCGCCGCGCTCACCGGCGTCGCGGCGCGGTTTCTGCTCGGCGTTCCCTGGCTGGAAGGTCTGCTGATCGGCTCGATCGTCGCGTCGACGGACGCGGCTGCGGTGTTCTTGTTGCTGTCGGCACGGGCCATGCGCCTGCGCGAACGGCTGGGCGCGGTCCTTGAGGCCGAGGCTGGGCTGAACGACCCCATGGCCGTGCTGCTGACCGTCACCTGCGTCGGCCTGATCCTGTCGACCGATCCGTCGCTCAGCGTCGATACCGCGACCATCGTCGCCGGGCGGTTCGCCCTGCAAATCGTCGGCGGGCTGCTGGCGGGATTGATCGGGGGCTATGTCCTCCTGGCGGCGCTCAACGGCCTGACCATCGCGTCGGGGCTCTATCCGGTGCTGGCCGCCTCGGGCGCCCTTCTGTTGTTTGCCGGCGCCCAGGAAATCGGCGCCAGCGGATTCCTCGCCGTCTATATCGCGGGCCTTGTCGTCGGCAACCGGCGGCACAAGGCGACGCTGTTGATCAACCGCTTCCACGACGGCTTGGCTTGGCTGTGCCAGATCATCATGTTCCTGATCCTGGGCCTGTTGATCACGCCCAGTTCCCTTATCCCGGTCATCCTGCCCGCCGTCGCCATCGCCGCCGCATTGATGTTCGTGGCCCGGCCCGTCGCCGTAGGATTGTCCCTGGCGGCATTCCGCTATCCGGCCCGGGAAATCGCCTTCGTATCCTGGGTCGGGTTGCGCGGCGCCGTGCCCATCTTTCTCGGCACCATTCCCGTGATCGCGGGTGTCGACGACGCGGAGACCTATTTCGGCGTGGTCTATATCGTCGTCATGGCCTCGCTGATCGTGCAGGGGTGGAGCGTCGGCACCGTCGGGCGGCGTCTGGGCGTGCTGCTCGCCCCCCGTCCGGCGCAGCCGCCCCGGGTCGAAATCGATCTGCCGTCCGATGTCGGCAAGGACATGACCGCCTATACCGTCCAGGCGCGCAGCCTGGCGCTGCGGCGCGACTTGGCCCGCCTGCCGCTGCCGGAAAACATCGACGTCGTCTCCATCATCCGTGACGGCATCCTTCGGACCCCCGCCGACGTCGAACGCCTGGCCCCGGGGGACGACGTGATTTTGCTAGCACCCCCCGATCAGGCCGTGGCGCTCGACCGGCTGTTCGGCGCGCGGCAACCCGGGCAGAACGATCCAGACACGGTCGGCGAGTTCTCATTCGATGCCGAGACCTCCCTCGGCGCCATCGCCGATGCCTATGATTTCTGGATTCCCGGCAATCGGCGCGAGACGCCGGTCGGCGATTTCCTGCGCCGCAACCTGTTGCGCGCGCCCCTCGCCGGGCGCCGCCTGCACCTGGTTTCGGTCGAACTGATCGTCCGGCGCATGGAGAACGGCCGGATCGTCACCGTCGGCATCGAATTGGACCCGGTGGCGGGACGCTGGCGGCGCCTGTTCGACCTCACGAAGGTCTGGCTGGAAAGCCGCCTCGGCCGAGGCTGA
- a CDS encoding aldo/keto reductase: MEYRTLGRTGVRVSQLCFGTMSFGAEADKAASKAMYKKVRDIGVNFFDCADAYTKGKAEEILGDLMKGERDNLVITSKCFNNIRGDINSTGGNRRHVVMAVEDSLKRLKTDRLDVLFMHRFEKLAPLEEVLRGLEDLVRSGKVLYIGASNYAAWQVAKALGISEKNGWTKFDVIQPMYNLVKRAAEAEIFPQAQAEGMGVITYSPVGGGMLSGKYRPGVQPKVGRVKDKQEYAVRYSDDWMLETAGRFTEFAEKQGIHPVTLAVAWVAAHPAVTAPIVGARNVKQLEPSLKSLDVKMTQDLWDAVAALSRTPAPATDRLEEYEPVKVRG, encoded by the coding sequence ATGGAATACAGAACGCTGGGCCGCACGGGCGTGCGGGTGTCGCAACTGTGCTTCGGCACCATGTCCTTCGGGGCCGAGGCCGACAAGGCCGCGTCCAAGGCCATGTACAAGAAGGTGCGCGACATCGGCGTCAACTTCTTCGACTGCGCCGACGCCTATACCAAGGGCAAGGCCGAGGAAATCCTGGGCGATCTGATGAAGGGCGAACGGGACAACCTGGTCATCACCTCGAAATGCTTCAACAACATTCGGGGCGACATCAATTCCACGGGCGGCAACCGCCGTCATGTCGTCATGGCGGTGGAGGACAGCCTCAAGCGACTCAAGACCGACCGCCTGGACGTGCTGTTCATGCACCGCTTCGAGAAGCTGGCCCCGCTGGAGGAAGTCCTGCGCGGGTTGGAGGATTTGGTGCGCTCGGGCAAGGTGCTCTACATCGGGGCGTCGAACTACGCCGCCTGGCAGGTCGCCAAGGCGCTCGGCATTTCGGAAAAGAACGGCTGGACCAAGTTCGACGTGATCCAACCCATGTACAATTTGGTCAAGCGCGCGGCCGAGGCGGAAATTTTCCCCCAGGCCCAGGCCGAGGGCATGGGCGTCATCACCTACAGCCCCGTCGGCGGCGGCATGCTGTCGGGCAAGTACCGCCCCGGCGTGCAGCCCAAGGTCGGCCGGGTCAAGGACAAGCAGGAATACGCCGTACGCTATTCCGACGACTGGATGCTGGAAACCGCCGGCCGGTTCACGGAATTCGCGGAAAAGCAGGGCATTCATCCGGTGACACTCGCCGTCGCCTGGGTCGCGGCCCATCCGGCGGTCACGGCCCCCATCGTCGGCGCCCGTAACGTCAAGCAGTTGGAACCCTCGCTCAAGTCCCTGGACGTCAAGATGACCCAGGATTTGTGGGACGCCGTCGCCGCCCTGTCGCGCACCCCGGCGCCGGCCACGGACCGGCTGGAGGAGTACGAACCCGTCAAGGTGCGGGGGTGA
- a CDS encoding ATP-binding cassette domain-containing protein, which yields MSAVPAEIRIEGLYKAFGAHRVLTGIDLSIERGEIVAVVGGSGSGKTVLLNHILGRLDPDQGRVFVADHDMDGAPLIDLSALDTMETDRLHTHWGVVFQRNALFSGTVLDNIGLWLTEVLDMEEPEIAVVARRVLAAVDLPDTDDFMATDVNELSGGMAKRLAVARALAMDPEVLFYDEPTTGLDPTTASTMHDLIARTHVAPTRSGKHRTTLIVTHDKDLLQRLQPRTVMLHEGQVFFDGPFADFEASASPIIRPYFDLMPVLHGRALDPRDLPPPGHEE from the coding sequence ATGAGCGCCGTGCCGGCGGAAATCAGGATCGAGGGCCTGTACAAGGCCTTCGGTGCCCATCGGGTGCTCACCGGCATCGACCTGTCGATCGAACGGGGCGAGATCGTCGCCGTCGTCGGCGGCTCGGGCAGCGGCAAGACGGTTCTGCTCAACCACATCCTCGGCCGTCTCGACCCGGACCAGGGCCGCGTGTTCGTTGCCGACCACGACATGGACGGCGCCCCCCTGATCGACCTGTCGGCGCTCGATACGATGGAGACCGACCGCCTGCACACCCATTGGGGCGTGGTGTTCCAAAGGAATGCCCTGTTTTCCGGCACGGTGCTGGACAACATCGGCCTGTGGCTCACGGAAGTTCTGGACATGGAAGAGCCCGAGATCGCCGTCGTCGCGCGCAGGGTCCTGGCGGCGGTCGACCTTCCCGATACGGACGATTTCATGGCGACGGACGTGAACGAACTGTCCGGCGGCATGGCCAAGCGTCTGGCCGTGGCCCGCGCCCTCGCCATGGACCCGGAGGTTTTGTTCTACGACGAGCCGACCACCGGCCTGGACCCGACCACGGCGTCGACCATGCACGACCTGATCGCGCGCACGCACGTGGCGCCGACCCGGTCGGGCAAGCATCGGACGACCCTGATCGTCACCCATGACAAGGACCTGCTGCAAAGGCTGCAACCGCGCACGGTCATGCTGCACGAGGGCCAGGTGTTCTTCGACGGGCCGTTCGCGGATTTCGAGGCCTCGGCCTCGCCCATCATCCGGCCCTACTTCGACCTGATGCCGGTGCTGCACGGCCGCGCCCTCGACCCCCGCGACCTGCCGCCGCCGGGTCACGAAGAGTAG
- the glnA gene encoding type I glutamate--ammonia ligase encodes MSLDLKTPAEFVKYVTDNEIPFVDLRFTDSRGKWQHLTMVSSFVTEAEFEDGIMFDGSSIAGWKAINESDMALIPDASTAVMDPFSAQPCVILYCDVLDPVTGQGYERDPRSIAKRGEAYLGTTGIGDTAYFGAEPEFFVFDDVRYSVEMNKCFYEFTSEEGPYVSGTLFDEGNLGHRPGVKGGYFPVPPVDSCHDLRGEMVSVMQEMGLTMDKHHHEVAASQHELGMAFSTLVRAADNVQIYKYCTQMVAHTYGKSATFMPKPVAGDNGTGMHTHQSIWKDGKPTFAGSGYADLSETCLYYIGGIIKHAKALNAFTNPSTNSYKRLIPGFEAPVLLAYSARNRSASCRIPYSGSPKGKRCEIRFPDATANPYLAFTAMMMAGLDGIQNKIHPGDPMDKDLYDLPAEELAGVPTVCGSLREAMQALDADRDFLKKGDVFTDDAIDGYMDLKWEEIYNFEHTPHPVEFMMYYSS; translated from the coding sequence ATGAGCTTGGATCTGAAAACACCGGCGGAATTCGTTAAATACGTGACGGACAACGAAATTCCCTTCGTTGACCTTCGCTTCACCGACTCCCGCGGGAAATGGCAGCACCTCACCATGGTGTCTTCCTTCGTCACCGAGGCCGAATTCGAAGACGGCATCATGTTCGACGGCTCGTCGATCGCCGGCTGGAAGGCCATCAACGAATCCGACATGGCGCTGATCCCCGACGCCTCCACGGCGGTCATGGACCCGTTCTCGGCCCAGCCCTGCGTGATCCTGTACTGCGACGTTCTCGACCCGGTCACCGGCCAGGGCTATGAGCGCGACCCGCGCTCCATCGCCAAGCGCGGCGAAGCCTATCTGGGCACCACGGGCATCGGCGACACGGCCTACTTCGGCGCCGAGCCGGAATTCTTCGTGTTCGACGACGTGCGCTATTCCGTCGAAATGAACAAGTGCTTCTACGAGTTCACCTCCGAAGAAGGCCCCTATGTCTCGGGCACCCTGTTCGACGAAGGCAACCTGGGCCACCGCCCGGGCGTCAAGGGCGGCTACTTCCCCGTCCCGCCGGTTGATTCATGCCACGACCTGCGCGGCGAAATGGTCAGCGTGATGCAGGAAATGGGCCTGACCATGGACAAGCATCACCACGAAGTCGCCGCCTCCCAGCACGAACTGGGCATGGCGTTCTCGACCCTGGTGCGCGCCGCCGACAACGTGCAGATCTACAAGTACTGCACCCAGATGGTGGCCCATACCTACGGCAAGTCGGCGACCTTCATGCCGAAGCCCGTGGCCGGCGACAACGGCACCGGCATGCACACCCACCAGTCCATCTGGAAGGACGGCAAGCCGACCTTCGCGGGCTCGGGCTATGCCGACCTGTCGGAAACCTGCCTGTACTACATCGGCGGCATCATCAAGCACGCGAAGGCCCTCAACGCCTTCACCAACCCGTCGACCAACTCCTACAAGCGCCTGATCCCCGGCTTCGAAGCCCCGGTGCTGCTGGCCTATTCGGCCCGCAACCGCTCGGCCTCCTGCCGCATTCCGTATTCGGGCAGCCCCAAGGGCAAGCGTTGCGAAATCCGCTTCCCGGACGCCACGGCCAACCCGTACCTGGCGTTCACGGCCATGATGATGGCCGGCCTCGACGGCATCCAGAACAAGATCCATCCGGGCGACCCGATGGACAAGGACCTCTACGATCTGCCGGCCGAAGAACTGGCGGGCGTGCCCACCGTCTGCGGATCACTCCGCGAAGCCATGCAGGCGCTGGACGCCGACCGCGACTTCCTCAAGAAGGGCGACGTCTTCACCGACGACGCCATCGACGGCTACATGGATCTCAAGTGGGAAGAGATCTACAACTTCGAACACACGCCGCATCCGGTTGAATTCATGATGTATTATTCCTCCTAA
- a CDS encoding P-II family nitrogen regulator has protein sequence MKKIEAIIKPFKLDEVKEALHEVGLQGITVVEAKGFGRQKGHTELYRGAEYVVDFLPKVKIELVVNDDMVAKAVEAIQQTAQTGRIGDGKIFIIPVEEAIRVRTGERGSEAI, from the coding sequence ATGAAAAAAATCGAAGCCATCATCAAGCCGTTCAAGCTGGATGAGGTGAAAGAGGCCCTCCACGAGGTGGGCCTGCAAGGAATCACGGTGGTCGAGGCCAAGGGCTTCGGTCGCCAGAAGGGGCACACGGAGCTCTACCGCGGGGCCGAGTACGTGGTCGATTTCCTGCCCAAGGTGAAGATCGAACTGGTCGTCAACGACGACATGGTCGCCAAGGCCGTCGAGGCCATTCAGCAGACGGCCCAGACCGGCCGCATCGGCGACGGCAAGATCTTCATCATCCCCGTTGAAGAAGCGATCCGCGTGCGCACGGGCGAACGTGGGTCGGAAGCGATCTAG
- a CDS encoding pyridoxal phosphate-dependent aminotransferase → MVQMAAAMSRLGTESAFEVLARANALAAQGKDIINLGIGQPDFKTPPHIVEAAIKALKDGHHGYTPANGIPELREAVVRDIARHRKVTVDPADVIIVPGGKVTMFFAVLALGEPGAEIIYPNPGFPIYESVIKFTGATPVPMALHEDKGFAFSAEEVLALITPRTRLIILNSPANPTGGAVPREEMDKLAAGLAEHPHVTIMSDEIYCRMLYDGREHVSLLEYEHLRDRVILLDGWSKTYAMTGWRMGYGVWPKSMVEPVTRLAINCNSCVNAASQFAGIAALDGPQDAVDDMVKAFDERRKVILRELNQIPGFRCAEPGGAFYAFPNIEGTGLSSMEMQNKLLNEAGVAIISGTSFGAHGEGYIRFSYANSKENILKAVARIRDCLSG, encoded by the coding sequence ATGGTACAGATGGCCGCCGCGATGTCGCGGCTCGGCACCGAAAGCGCCTTCGAGGTTCTGGCCCGCGCCAATGCGCTGGCCGCCCAGGGCAAGGACATCATCAACCTCGGCATCGGCCAGCCCGACTTCAAGACCCCGCCGCATATCGTCGAGGCCGCCATCAAGGCGCTGAAGGACGGCCATCACGGCTATACCCCCGCCAACGGCATCCCCGAACTGCGGGAAGCCGTGGTGCGCGACATCGCGCGGCATCGGAAAGTGACCGTCGACCCCGCCGACGTCATCATCGTGCCGGGCGGCAAGGTCACCATGTTCTTCGCCGTGCTGGCCCTGGGCGAACCGGGGGCCGAGATCATCTATCCCAATCCGGGATTCCCGATCTACGAAAGCGTCATCAAGTTCACGGGCGCCACCCCCGTGCCCATGGCGCTGCACGAGGACAAGGGCTTCGCCTTCTCGGCCGAGGAAGTGTTGGCCCTGATCACGCCGCGCACCCGGCTGATCATCCTGAATTCCCCCGCCAACCCCACGGGCGGCGCCGTGCCGCGGGAGGAAATGGACAAGCTGGCGGCGGGCCTGGCCGAACATCCCCACGTCACCATCATGTCCGACGAGATCTATTGCCGCATGCTTTACGACGGGCGCGAGCACGTCAGCCTGCTGGAATACGAGCACCTGCGCGACCGGGTGATCCTGCTCGACGGCTGGTCCAAGACCTATGCCATGACCGGCTGGCGCATGGGCTATGGCGTGTGGCCGAAATCCATGGTCGAGCCGGTCACGCGCCTCGCCATCAACTGCAATTCCTGCGTCAACGCGGCCAGCCAGTTCGCGGGCATCGCGGCGCTGGACGGGCCGCAGGACGCGGTCGACGACATGGTCAAGGCATTTGACGAACGCCGCAAGGTCATCCTGCGCGAACTGAACCAGATTCCGGGCTTTCGCTGCGCCGAACCGGGGGGCGCCTTCTACGCCTTCCCCAACATCGAGGGCACGGGACTGTCGTCCATGGAAATGCAGAACAAGCTGTTGAACGAGGCCGGCGTGGCGATCATTTCCGGCACCAGCTTCGGCGCCCATGGCGAGGGCTACATCCGCTTTTCCTACGCCAATTCCAAGGAAAACATCCTGAAGGCCGTGGCCCGCATCCGCGACTGCCTGTCCGGCTAG
- a CDS encoding cupin domain-containing protein, protein MSDFNAADISNLFANLPDGQGAEVFTRLAEGGAFRLERIVSTGQATPPGEWYDQTDDEWVILLTGAAGLLIEGAAAPHTLTPGDFLLLPAHKRHRVEWTAADRETVWLALHFKPA, encoded by the coding sequence ATGAGCGATTTCAACGCGGCGGACATATCGAACCTTTTCGCGAACCTGCCCGACGGCCAGGGGGCGGAAGTGTTCACCCGATTGGCCGAAGGCGGGGCCTTCCGGCTGGAGCGCATCGTCTCCACCGGCCAGGCGACGCCGCCGGGGGAGTGGTACGACCAGACCGACGACGAATGGGTGATCCTGCTCACGGGCGCGGCCGGGCTTCTGATCGAGGGCGCGGCCGCCCCCCATACCCTCACGCCCGGCGATTTCCTGCTGCTGCCGGCGCACAAGCGCCACCGCGTCGAATGGACGGCGGCGGATCGGGAAACGGTCTGGCTGGCGCTTCATTTCAAGCCCGCTTGA